In a single window of the Carassius gibelio isolate Cgi1373 ecotype wild population from Czech Republic chromosome A12, carGib1.2-hapl.c, whole genome shotgun sequence genome:
- the LOC128025486 gene encoding serine/threonine-protein phosphatase 2A 55 kDa regulatory subunit B delta isoform codes for MMAGVGGGNDFQWCFSQVKGAIDEDVAEADIISTVEFNYSGELLATGDKGGRVVIFQREQESKNRLLSRGEYNVYSTFQSHEPEFDYLKSLEIEEKINKIRWLPQQNAAHFLLSANDKTIKLWKISERDKRAEGYNLKDEDGRLRDQFRITTLRVPVLMPMDLMVEASPRRIFANAHTYHINSISVNSDYETYLSADDLRINLWHLEITDRSFNIVDIKPANMEELTEVITAAECHPHQCNVFVYSSSKGTIRLCDMRAAALCDRHSKFFEEPEDPSSRSFFSEIISSISDVKFSHSGRYMMTRDYLSVKVWDLNMENRPVETYQVHEYLRSKLCSLYENDCIFDKFECCWNGSDSAIMTGSYNNFFRMFDRNTRRDITLEASRENSKPRAMLKPRKVCTGGKRKKDEISVDSLDFNKKILHTAWHPKENVIAVAATNNLYIFQDKIN; via the exons CGGACATTATCTCAACTGTTGAATTTAACTATTCGGGGGAGTTATTAGCCACAGGAGACAAAGGGGGAAGAGTCGTCATATTTCAGCGAGAACAGGAG AGTAAAAACCGCCTGCTCTCAAGAGGGGAATACAACGTGTACAGCACCTTTCAGAGTCACGAGCCTGAGTTTGATTACTTGAAAAGTTTAGAAATCGAGGAGAAGATCAATAAAATCAGATGGCTCCCGCAACAGAACGCTGCACACTTTCTCCTGTCTGCAAACG ACAAAACCATCAAACTATGGAAGATCAGCGAAAGGGACAAACGAGCAGAAGGATACAACCTTAAAGATGAAGACGGAAGACTGCGAGATCAGTTTCGGATCACAACACTACGG GTCCCTGTGCTGATGCCGATGGATTTGATGGTGGAAGCAAGCCCGCGCAGAATATTTGCAAACGCACATACATATCACATCAATTCCATTTCTGTAAATAGTGATTATGAAACATACCTTTCTGCAGACGACCTCAGAATAAACCTCTGGCATTTAGAAATCACAGATAGAAGTTTTA ACATTGTAGATATAAAACCAGCCAATATGGAGGAGCTGACGGAGGTGATAACGGCGGCCGAGTGTCACCCACACCAGTGTAATGTCTTTGTGTACAGCAGTAGTAAAGGAACCATCCGCTTGTGTGACATGAGGGCCGCCGCGCTCTGCGATAGACATAGCAAAT TTTTTGAGGAGCCAGAAGATCCCAGCAGCCGGTCGTTCTTCTCAGAAATCATTTCCTCCATATCTGACGTCAAGTTCAGCCACAGCGGTCGATACATGATGACCCGCGATTACCTCTCCGTTAAGGTTTGGGACCTGAATATGGAGAACCGGCCCGTAGAGACCTACCAG GTGCATGAGTACCTACGAAGCAAGTTGTGCTCGCTCTACGAGAATGACTGCATTTTCGACAAGTTTGAGTGCTGTTGGAACGGTTCAGACAG TGCCATTATGACGGGTTCCTACAACAACTTCTTTAGGATGTTTGACAGGAACACGCGCAGGGACATCACACTGGAGGCGTCGAGGGAGAACAGTAAACCCCGTGCCATGCTCAAACCACGCAAGGTCTGCACAGGCGGCAAACGGAAGAAAGACGAAATCAGCGTGGACAGCCTGGACTTCAACAAGAAGATCCTACACACCGCCTGGCACCCGAAAGAGAACGTGATAGCTGTGGCCGCCACCAACAACCTGTATATATTCCAggacaaaattaattaa